The Candidatus Binatus sp. genomic sequence CTACCATTCGAATACGAAATCACCGCGACGGCTCTCGCGACCTGATCGCAGGAAAGAAGTTCGCAGGTTTCATCGAAATCGCCCTTCATCCTCGCAAGCCTCCAGAGATAAATCTTTGGCAAATAGTCCATGGTTCTTTAGTGCCCCCCTTTTGGAATCGGCGATGTTCCAGCGAGATGGCGTCCCGTGCGCATACCTCGGTCGACCATTTGGACGGCGCTCGGCTTGATGATCTGATTATGGGCTCGCCATGCTGAAGACTACCCCCACTTGGACGATGCCAGGCTGGAAAATGGAATGCCCCTGGTTTCGGTACGGTGGGACTCAACTCCGGAACGTTTAGGTGACGGATGCTTAAAGGACTTATGCCTCTTTTTCGCACGAAACAACCCGGCGCGCCTGTACTCGCGAGCCTCCTCAGCGCCCATACGCTGACCGGGCGTCAGCAACAGGTTCTTCAGTTGCGCTCAGAGGGTCTGTCGTGTCGGGCAGTCGGCCAACGACTCGGCGTCAGTGCGGAGCGAGTCCGCCAAATTGAGGCGCGTCTTCGCACCTTGGTTCGGCGTTCCTTGCTAGAAAGCGATGCCCTAAAGTGACAAGGGTCAAGAGAATGTCGCGTTTGTAGGGGAAGGTGAACGGGTAGCCTCGCATGGTGGGTACCCCGCAAGAATCGCTCTACCGGGTACGCTGGATTGCGCCGA encodes the following:
- a CDS encoding sigma factor-like helix-turn-helix DNA-binding protein; this encodes MPLFRTKQPGAPVLASLLSAHTLTGRQQQVLQLRSEGLSCRAVGQRLGVSAERVRQIEARLRTLVRRSLLESDALK